Within the Symbiobacterium terraclitae genome, the region TTCTCGCGCACGTGCTCGGGCCGGGCGGCCTTGGGGATGACCATGACGTCCCGCTGCCTGAGGAGCCACGCCAGGGCGACCTGCGCCGCCGTGGCGCCGTGGCGCTCCGCCACCCGCCGCAGCGCAGGGTTGCCCAGCATCCGGCCCTGCTCGATGGGCGAGTAGGCCATGATCGGGATGCGCCGTTCGCGACACCAGGGCAGGAGGTCGAACTCGATCCCCCGCCGGGTGAGGTTGTAGAGCACCTGGTTGGTCGCCACCTGAGCGCCGCCCGCGAGCTGCACGAGCTCCTCCATGTCGTCCGTGTCGAAGTTGCTCACGCCCCAGTAGCGGATCTTGCCGGCCCTGACCAGCTGGTCGAAGGCCTCCAGGGTCTCCGCCAGGGGCACCCGTCCGCACCAGTGAAGCAGGTAGAGGTCGATCCGGTCCGTGCGCAGGCGCCGCAGCGAGCGCTCGCAGGCCGCGATGGTCCCCTGCCTGCTTGCGTTCTGGGGCAGCACCTTGCTGACCAGGAAGACCTCGTCCCGCCGTCCGGCGACGGCCTCGGCCACCACCTCCTCGGCGCCCCCGCCGGCGTACATCTCTGCGGTGTCGATCAGGGTCATTCCCAGGTCGAGGCCCAGGCGAAGGGCGGCAACCTCCTCCCGCCGGGTGCGGGTTCCCTCGCCCATCATCCAGGTGCCCTGGCCGAGGATCGGGACGGTCTCACCGGAGGGAAGGGCAAGCCGCGGCACCGGCCCTACGGGATCCTGCCGTGTCATGGGGTACCTCCTCGCTGCAGGCGTGTTCAGGATCATCCTACCATAGACGGGCCTGCCGGCGCGACGGCGTGCATCCGCCGGGAGCGCACGCCTGCCCATGGGGCAGGGGCAGGGGCGGGATCGGGCCACGGCGTGAGCCCGCGCGCAGCGGCCCGAGCGGGCGCCGGCAAAGACAGGCGCCAGGGTCGGCCGGCGGGCTGCGGCCCCGCGCACGGTGCGCACTGCCCTTGGGGCAGGAGGCCCCGCCCCCGTGGCCGAACTAGGTATGGTTACCACCACCTGATTGCGAGGCGTCTGGATGGTTGCGATTCACGGCAGCTTCGTCCCGGCCGGCGCGGCCGGCCTCTTCTTCCTCTGGGGCCTCGACCCCGGGGCGGAGGCCCCTCCCGAACGGCGGGGCCGGGCGATCCCTGTCCATCCGGCGGCGGCGGCGCCCGAGGCGCTCTACCCGGCCCTGCGGGGCCTGCCCTACCTGAGCGCCCTCACCCTGGTGCAGTGGCAGCCCGATCATGACGGCGCCCGGCCCGTACGGCTGCCGGGGGTTGCCCTGTCGCTGCCCAACGCGGTTCAGTGGCTGCTGGACCTGGAGCAGCACTTCGGCGGCACCTCCCTGAAGCCGGGGCACAGCCTGCGGCTCTGGAGCATCGCCGCCAAGCTGCTGCTGGAGCTGCTGGCCCGGGGCCGGATGCTGCCGGTGCTGCAGGCGGAGGCCGGGGTGCTGGCCGCCGGCTGGTCGCTCCACCTGGCGGACCCGGAGGACGTCCGGCGCATCACCCGGCTGGCCGCGGGCCTGCCGGAGGCCTGCCGCGCCCTGGTGCCGCCGGACCGGGACCACAGGTCGTACGCCCTGCCCTCCGCAGACGCCCTCCTGCACCAGTTCATGCGCACGTCCGCCGCTGGGGTGGTGCGGCTCCTCCTGGACGGCGTTCCCCTGCCCGAGGCCCAGTCGCTGCAGGACACCGCCCTGCGCCACTGGCTGGCCGCCCTGGCCGGGGCGGCGCCCCGCGACCTGCCGCCGGGCCTGCCCGGCGAGAAGGCGCTCTTCGCCGCCCTGGACCGCTGGAGCGCGCCCGCCACCGGCGTGCTGGGCCACGCCGCCCTCCGCACCGGCCTGCGCCTGAACCCGCCCGGTCCGGAGACCGGCGGCGACTGGCAGCTGGAGCTGACGCTGCACGCGCCTGACGAGGGCGCTCTCCCGCTCACCGCCGAGGCGGTCTGGGCCAGCCTCGGGCAGGAGGTGGAGATCGGCGGACAGCGGTACCGCCACGCCGAGCAGCGGCTGCTCTCCGACCTGCCGGCGATGGCCCGCCTCTACCCGCCGCTCGCGCCGCTGCTGCGCGAGTCGGCCCCGGCCCGCATCGCCATCGCGACCGAGGACGTGATCGCCTTGATCCAGGAGGGCGCCCTGCTGCTGCAGCAGGCGGGCCACCCGGTGCTGCTGCCGGCCGCCCTGGTGAAGCCGGCCGCGCTGCGGGTGGGCATGCGGCTCAGCCCGGCCGGGGCCGGCCCCTCCCTCTTCGGCCTGCACCAGATCGTGGACGTGCGCTGGGACGTCGCCCTGGGCGACACCGAGCTCACCCTGGACGAACTGCGCCAGCTCGCCCGGCAGAAGCGGCCGCTGGTGCAGATGCACGGGCAGTGGGTGCGGGTGGACGAGCGCACCCTGGCCGCGGTGCTGCGGCGCATCGAGCAGCACGGGCGGCAGGTGGAACTGGGCACCGCGCTCCGCCTGGCCCCCGAGGTGGACGAGACCACCGCGACCGGCTGGATTGCGGACCTGCTGGCCAAGCTGCACGAGCCCGCCCGGGTGGAGCCGGTGCCGACGCCGAGGGGCTTCAGCGGGACGCTCCGGCCCTACCAGGAGCGCGGCCTGGCCTGGCTGGCCTTCCTGCGCCGCTTCGGCCTGGGCGCGTGCCTGGCGGACGACATGGGCCTGGGCAAGACGGTCCAGCTGATCGCCCTGCTGCTGCACGAGCGCGAGAGCGGCCTGGCCGCGGGGCCGACGCTGCTGGTCTGCCCCGTGTCGGTGCTGGGCAACTGGAGGCGGGAGCTGGCCCGCTTCGCCCCGGGGCTGAGGGTGCTGGTCCACCACGGGGCGGGCCGCCTCGGCGAGGAGGACTTCGCCCGCGAGGCGGCCGGGCACGACGTGGTGCTCACCACCTACTCGCTGGTGGCCCGGGAGGCGGACCTGCTGCGCCGGGTCCGCTGGAACGGCATCGTGGCCGACGAGGCGCAGAACCTGAAGAACCCGGCGACGCTGCACGCCCGTGCGCTCCACGGCCTCGCGGGGGGCTACCGCGTCGCCCTCACCGGCACGCCCATTGAGAACCACCTCGGCGACCTCTGGTCGCTCTTCCAGTTCCTCAACCCCGGCCTGCTGGGCAGCTACGAGGAGTTCCAGCGGCGCTACGCCCTGCCGATCCAGCGGTTCCAGGACGAGGAGGCGACCCGCCGCCTGCGCCGGCAGGTGGGCCCCTTCATCCTCCGCCGCCAGAAGGACGACCCCGCCATCGCCCCGGACCTGCCCGAGAAGCTGGAGAAAACCGAACTGGTCAACCTCTCGGTGGAGCAGGCGGCGCTCTATGAGGCCATCGTGCAGGAGACCCTGGAACGGGCCGCCCAGACCGAGGGCATCCAGCGGCACGGCGCCGTCCTGGCGGGACTCACCCGGCTGAAGCAGGTCTGCAACCACCCGGCCGCCATCACCGGCGACGGGCCGCTGGTGGGCCGGAGCGGCAAGATCGACCGGCTGGTGGAGATGCTGGAGGAGGTGCTGGCCGCCGGGGAGCAGGCGCTGCTCTTCACCCAGTTCGCCCGGTTCGGGAGCCGGCTGCAGGCCTACCTGGCCGAGAAGCTGGGCTGCACGGTGCTCTTCCTGCACGGCGGGACGCCGCAGCCGGAGCGGGAGCGGCTGATCGCCCGCTTCCAGGCCGGCGAGGCGCCGCTCTTCCTCCTGTCGCTGAAGGCCGGCGGCCTCGGGCTCAACCTCACCGCCGCCACCCACGTCTTCCACGTCGACCGCTGGTGGAACCCGGCTGTCGAGGACCAGGCCACCGACCGGGCCTACCGCATCGGCCAGACCCGCCGGGTGATGGTCCACCGGCTGGTCACCGCCGGCACGCTGGAGGAGCGCATCGACCGGCTGCTGGCCGAGAAGCGTGCGCTCTCGGCGCAGGTCATCGGCGGCGGGGAGGCCTGGCTGGGCAATCTCTCCACCGAGGAACTGCGGGCCCTGATCACGCTGGAGCGCGAGATGTAGGAACGCGCGGCCCCGGTTTGCCCTGGAGCGAGAGCCATCAGCCCCGGGGCAGCGAACCCTGATCAGGCTGCGAAGGGAGGCGTACGCGATGGCGGACTGGCTGAGCGAGCGGTGGCTCACCTACCTGCAGCGTGAGCTGCTCCTGCTGCCCATGACCCCGGGCCAGCAGAAGAGCGCCGGGCGGGGCGACGCCCGGCTTGAGTTCGCGCGCGGCGCCATCACGGCCCAGGTGGGCGTGGGCCGGTCCGGCACCACGGCCACCGCCACCATGAGGTTCAAGCCCCTGGGCCAGCGGGAGTGGCGGCGCATCGAGGAGGCCATCGCCCGGGACCCCGAGGCCGCCCGACGGCTGCTGAGCGGCAGCCTGGGCCCTGAGCTGGAGGACCTGGTCAACCAGGCGGGGTTCAGCCTCTTCCCCCGGGGCCACGGCCGACAGTTCCGCTGCACCTGCGGCGAGCGCTGGGGCTGCCGGCACCAGCGGGTCCTGGCCGTGCGGGCGGCCCAGAGCTTCGCCGCGAATCCCTTCCTCTGGCTCCAGGTGCTGGGCCGGGGGCGGGAGGAGCTTCTGGCCGGGGTACGGGCCAACCTCGCGGATCAGGCTAGGGCGGCAGGCCATATGCCGGCCGCGGCCCTGGCTCCCCTGCTGGACCCCGACCGCTTCCTGGAGACGGAGACCGACCCGTCCAGCATCCCCGTGCGGCCGGGCGACGCGGCGGTGCCCGACGCCCTCCTGAAGGTGCTGGGCCCGCTGCCGCTGGACCCGCATCTGAACCGCACCCGGCGCTACGAGGTCGTGCGGGTCACCCGCTGGGGCAGCACCTTCCACGTGCACCAGGCGGTGGAGGAGACGGCGGAACAGGTCCTGGCCCGCTACTACAGCGCGATCAGCGCCGGTGCAGCGGCGCTGGCCCGGGGCGAACGCACCCCCGTCTACCGGGATGAGCCGCTTCCGGGCAGGCGCCTGCCCCCGCGGGAGCGGATCGCCGGCGAGATCATGGCGCTGGTGGACGAGCGGGGGGGCTGCGTCGAGCTGGAGGAGGTCTTGACCTCCTGCCCCACCGCCGCGGCCCTGCCGGACGACACGGCCTACCAGACCGTGCAGGACGCAGCGGCCCACCTCCCCGACCCCTACCTGCTGCTGGCCGGCCACTACGCGGCCCGGCGGGACACGCTGCTGGCGGGCGCCACCTTCCGGCACGTGATCACCTGGCCGGAGTGGCAGGCCCGGCGACTCAGCCCGTCGGGCGACTGGTTCCTGGCCCTGACGCTGGCGGGCTGCCGGCCGCCGTTTGCGGTGGAGGTGGATGGGGGGCACGCCGCGCGCACGGTCGGCGGCGCAGCCGCCGACAGAACGCGCCTTGCGGCGGAGGGCGCGGCAGGGGGCGCAGCCGGCGGTTCAGGCGTCCTCGGCGACCCCGCCCGCCCGGACCCGGCCTTTGCGGCCCTCCGGCCCGAGGTCGGTGACGAACTGCGGCTCACCGTGGTGCAGGTCGAGCCCCTCAGGCTGTCCGTCCAGCTGCACCGCCGGGCCGGGCGCGATCTGCTGGACCCGCTGCCGGCCGACCAGGCCGCAGCCCGCATCGTGGCCACCAAGGTCTCCGTCGACCCCTACCGGGGCCTGTCGGAGGCCGAGGCGATCCAGCTGCTGCTCGCCGAGGGCTTCTACCGGCCGGGCCGTGTGCCCGATCCGGTCTGGCTGCTCCCCTTCCCGGCCGTGGGCGAGGCGCTCCGTTGGGGCCCGGACCGGCGGCTGGTGGCCTCCTACTGGGGACGGGCGTCGCTGCAGCCGGGGATCACGCACGACCATTGGCGGGACGGCGGTCAGCTCGCCGCCGGCTTCGCGCGCTTCCTCGCAGAGTTCCCGCCCCGGGAGCAGCGCGCCGCCTCGGTGCTCGCCGAGGCGTGGGCGGAGCGCTGGCCGGGGAACCCGCTCGACCCGCTCCGACCGCCGCCCCTCGGCGCCTTCCTCCACTTCCTGCTGAACCGCGTGCCCGTGATCGCTCGCCAGGCCAAGCTCTCCGCCGAGGGAACCCTCCAGGCGATGCGCCTCCTGTTCCGCTACCTGGTGCAGGTCTCGCCGGCGATGGCGGCCGCCTACGCCCCCTTCCTCGCCGCCTGCGAGGCGGTGGAGCCCTTCCGCCACCGGCTGGAGACCCTGCCGCCGCTCCACACGCCGGAGTTCCAGTTGTGGGAGATGGAGGGGTTCCGCTGGCTGGGACCGGAGTTGAGCCTGTGACGCATCGTCCCCGCCGGCCTGTCTGACCGCGTTTGGGTCGAGTTGTTCGGTCCACTGGGCGCTGGCAGGCTTCTCCGCCCCGGCCGGGGAACAACTGAACCAGCGTTGCGGAAGGAGTGGCCCAAGTGAACGTATTCGAGTACATAGTCGAAGAGTTCCACCCCCGCGCCGTGACGTCCGACGAGGGCCTGTTCCAGCGCCAGGAGTCGCAGGCCGCCTTCTCGCTGCCCGTCGTCCACCTGCCCTTCGACGCGGCGAACCCGGCCCACTGGCTGGACCGGGGGTGCATCCTCGACTTCCTGACGACAGCCGGGAGCGGCAACCTCCTGGACTTCGGACCGGGCGACGGCTGGCCCTCGCTGCTGGTCGCCCCCTTCGCCCGGCACGTGACGGGCGTGGACGCGGCGCCCAGGCGCGTGGCCGTCTGCGAGGCGAACGCGCGCCGGCTCGGGGTGGACAACTTCCGCTGCGTCCACGTGCCGGCCGGCCGGCCGCTGCCCTTTCCCGACAACAGCTTCGACGGGATCATGGCGGCCAGCTCGGTCGAGCAGACGCCCGACCCCCGGGCGACCCTCCGGGAGCTGCACCGGGTGCTGAAGCCGGGCGGTCGGCTGCGCCTCCACTACGAGGGGCTCTCCCGCTACCGGGGCGGGAAGGAGGTCGAAGTGGACGCGTGGGAGAGCGAGCCCGGCGTTACGCAGTTGGTCATCATCCAGCGCACGATCGAGAAAGAGCAGGCCACCTACTACGGCCTGCAGTTCCGCCTGCCCCTCGGCGAGCTGGCCGGACACCTCACCGGCGGCACGGCGCCGGGCGCCGGCACGCTCACGGTTGCGGGCCTGGAGCGCGCACGCCCGTGGCTGACCGACGCCGTGTACTGGGTACTGGCACATCCGAGTTGCCGGACGTGGCTCCGCTGGGCGGGCGAGGTCGGGTTCACATGCGCCCGGGCAACGCATTCCGGCGGCCGCGCGGCTCGCAGGGTGTTCGATGCCATCCCTGCCGGTGGCCGCCCGGCGGATCTGGAAGGCGTCGACCGGCTGCTGAGGCCGCTGGTCACGGCATGTGTGGAACTTGAGGCGCCCCCTGAGCTGGACGCGCCCATCACGTTCGTCAAGTAGCCGCGTCAGCCCCGCCCGCCACCGGATGCCACCAGAGAAGGGATGTTTGCAGGCATGTCAAACTCCTGAGCAGGCAGAGGGGAGGATACGGACATGTCCGAGATGCTGGCCTTCGGAGAGCAGGTTCTCGCCAGCCAGCCGTTCAGCGTGCTCATGGGCGCCAGGCTGACGGTATGGACCCCGGAGCAGACGGAGCTGGTGATCCCCGTGCGCGACGACCTCAAGCAGCAGTACGGGTTCCTGCATGGCGGCGTGGTGAGCTACGCGGCGGACAACGCAATGGCGTTCGCCGGCGGGGCGGCGTTCGGCCAGGGCGTGGTGACGCAGGAGTTCAAGATCAACTACGTGAGGCCCGCGGTGGGCGAGGCGCTGGTCGCCCGGGCGACCGCCAAGGCGGTGGGCAGGCGGCAGGCGGTCTGCCGCTGTGAGGTCTACGTGGTGCAGAACGGCGAGGAGAAGCTGTGTGCCCTGGCCCAGGGGACGATCGCCCCGGTGGACCGGGGGCCCATGTAACCGGACTGGATGGACGCGCACCGCGCGAAAAAGCTGCCTGTCGGAGCGGATGACCCGCCCGGCAGGCAGTTTTCGTCATCGGCCCTGATCAGCAGGGTCGGCGGGACAGCTGACCGCATCCCCCCACCCCAGCACCATCTCCCCGAACGGGCCCACACCCAGCAGACCCGCCGTCCAGAGGAAGGCCCGGTCCCGCTCCGAGAGCTGATCCAGCCGCATCCAGCGCACATCGACCAGCACCTGTCGGTCGCCTTCGTACTCGGGATCCCGCCCCAGCCGGGGCTCCTGGTCGCCGATGTCCACGAGGAACGTATAGTGCCGGTCGTCGGGGCCGTAGGTCACCACGCTGGTGGGCCGGACCACCCTGCCGACCACATGGCACTCCTCGGCCAGCTCCCTGAGGGCGGCCTCGGCCGGCGACTCCCCGTCCAGGATCGCGCCGCCGGGGAGGCACCACCACTCCGCCCCTCCCTGCCGGTGCTTGACCATCAGGACCTCACACCCGCGATGCACGATGACCTGGGCGCGTGACACGGGCTGTACCCCCCACACGCAGTCATGCAGTTGGCCTTATTTCACCCGCAGCGCCCAGCGGCGGGTGAGGTCGCCCATCTCGTGAAACCCCTTGCCCGCGGCGATGCCGGCCAGGGCTTCCTCGTAGTGCTCCGGCAGCCACGTGGCGCCGGCGATCACCGTCACCCCCGTGCCGGCGAACGCCTCGGGGTAGAGCGGCGTGCTGGGCCCGATCACCACCACGTCCCGGGCCTTCGTGCACCAGGGCAGCACCTTCTCCAGGGTGCCGTTGGTCACCGCAGACCCGGTGACGAAGACCACGTCACACAGCGGCAGCAGCTCCGGCTGCTGCTCCTCCGGGCAGATGCCGGGCTCGCCTTCCAGCGACCGGTCGAAGACGACGATCCGGGCCACCCGCCCCGCCACCTTGCGGTGGACCGAGCGGATGAACCCGATGAGCCCCACGGTGTCGCCGGGGCGGACGGGCACCGTCGTCATCGCATCGGGGTCTGCCAGGCAGCGGTCCGGGTCGGGCTGCGCCACGGCGTTGCAGACCGCCATCCCCAGCGCCCGCGACACCAGGTCGGGCGCCTTCAGCCCGGCCGCCAGCTCGATCGCGGGCATCCCGACGAACCGGGACGGATCCGGCAAGACCGGCAGCACCGCACGCCGCTCCCCCGGCAGGGCGTAGGCCGCGCCGAGCTCGCCGCTGTCCAGCAGCACGCCGACCAGGTGGTTCCCGATCCTGACCTCCTGCACCCGCTTGCCCGCCAGGTCCGGGGCGGCGGCCTCGTACAGACGTTCCAGCAGCATCGTTGGCTACCTCGCTTTCTGCGTATGCGGCTCCTCCACCCGCAGCGTCAGGCTGGTGCGCCCCTTCAGGTGCTTGAAGTGCGCCCCGGCGGCGATCTGCGCAAGGGCCTCGTCGGGATCTGCGACCTGCCAGCGGAAGCCGGCGAGCACCGTCACCCCGGAGCCGGCGAACGCCTCGGGATACAGCGGCGTGCTGGGGCCGATCAGCACGATCTCCCGCGCCCGCGTGCAGTAGGTGAGCAGCCGCTCCAGGGTGCAGTTGATCAGCGCGGAACCGGTGATGAAGACCAGATCGCACTGCGGCATTAGCTCCGGCTGCCGCTCCTCGGGGTAGACGTCCTCCTGGTCCTCCTGCGACCGGTCGAAGATGATCGTGCGCGCAGCCTCCGCCTGGACCCGCCGGACCACGGTGCCGACGTAGCCCACGAACCCCACCGTGTCGGTGGCGCGGGCAGGCACGGCCGCGGCTGCGTCGGGGTCGACCAGGCAGCGGGACGGGTCGGGCTCGGCCACCGCGTTGCAGAGGGCGAGCCCCAGCGCCCGGTCGAAGGTGGTCTGCCCCGGGAGGCAGCGCCGGGCCACGGCCAGGGCGGGCCGCCCCGCCAGGGCGGCGAGTCCGACGGCGGTCTCTTCCACCGGCGGCGAGCCCCCCTGGCGCTCCCCCGGCAGGTGGTAGCCGGCGCCGAACCGGCCGTCATCCAGCACCGCGCCGACGATCTTCGGACCGATCCGCACCGCCCGCACCCGCCGGCCCGAGAGACCCGGCGACGCGGCTTCCAGCACCCGTTCCAGCAGCACTGCATCTACCTCGCTTCCGTCACGATGATGCGGCGCCCGTCCGGCAGCGCCACCACGTCGATGGGCATCTGGTAGAGCGCCTGCAGGTGCTCCGGCGTCATCACCTCGGCCGCGGGCCCCGCCCGGTAGACCTGCCCCTCCCGCAGCATGACCACCCGGTCGGCGAAGGCCAGGGCCAGGTTCGGGTCGTGCATGGCCACCAGGACGCCCACGCCCCGCTCCCGGGTGATGCGCCGCACGATCGCCATGATGGCGTGCTGGTTGGAGAAGTCCAGGTGCGACGTGGGCTCGTCCATCAGGAGGTAGGGCGTCTCCTGCGTCAGCGCCCGGGCGATCAGCACCAGCTGCCGCTCCCCGCCGCTGATCTGCATGTAGTCGCGCCCCGCCAGGTGGGCGATGCCCACCGCCTCCATGGCGGCCCGGGCGGCGGCGAAGTCCCGCCGGCCCGGCCGGGAGATCAGGCTCAGGTGCGGGTTGCGCCCCATCACCACCAGTTCTTCTACGCCATACGGGAAAACCCCTTGATGCTCCTGGGGCACGAAGGCGATGCGCCGGGCCACGGCCGGGCGGGGGCTGAGGGCCACGTCGTGCCCGTCCACCCGGATCGACCCGGCCTGCGGCCGCAGGATGCCGTTCACCAGCCGGATCAGAGTGGTCTTGCCCGACCCGTTGCGCCCGAGCAGGCAGGTGATGGACCCCTCCGGCACGGCGAAGCTGGCGCCGCGGATCACCTCCGCCCCCCGGTAGCCGAAGCGGACCGCTTCCATCTCGATGGCCATCGCCTACCGCCACGCCTCCCTTCTGCCGGTGATCAGGAGGTAGCCGAAGAAGGGCGCGCCGATGGCCGAGGTGAGGATGCCCACCGGGATCTCGGCGGTGGTGAGCGAGCGGGCCAGGTCGTCCATCAGCAGCATGAACCCGGCGCCGAAGAGCATGGCCACCGGCATGGACCGGTCGTGGTCGGCCCCGGCCAGCATGCGGGCGATGTGGGGCACCACCAGGCCCACCCAGGAGATCGTGCCCGCGGCGCTGACGGCCCCCGCCACCATCAGCGTGGCGGCCGCGATGAGGAGCGGGCGCATCACCCGCACGTTCACCCCCAGGGAGAGCGCCTCCTCGTCGCCCAGGGAGAGGATGTTCAACTTCCACGAGGTCAGGAGGAGCAGGACGGCCCCGGGCAGCACGGTCAGCACCAGGCTGCGCACGACAGGCCACGACGCCCGGTAGAAGCCGCCCATCAACCAGAACACGATGGCGGGCAGCTGCTCGTAGGGGTCAGCCACGTACTTCAGGAAGGAGAGCGCCGCCCCGAAGAAGGCCGAGACCACCATGCCTGCCAGCACCAGCATCACCACGGACTGCCCCCGGGCGGCCCGGGCGATGCCGTAGGTCAGCGCGACGGCGGCCACGCCGGAGCAGAAGGCCCAGGCCTGGATGCTGCCCCCGCCCGGCAGCAGGATGCCGATGGCCGCGCCCAGCGCCGCGCCCGAGGAGACGCCGAGCACATCAGGGGAGACCAGCGGGTTGCGGAACATGCCCTGGAACAGGGTGCCGGCGCCGGCCAGGGCGACGCCGGTGAGCGCCGCCAGGAGGATGCGCGGCAGCCGGATGTAGTAGAGCACCCGGGCCGCCTCCCCCGCCGTCTGCGGGTCGAACTGGAGCGTCGCGATCTGCCACAGGATCCCCAGCACCTCGCCCGGGGCGATGGCGTAGCGGCCCATGCCGAAGGAGAGCAGCACCACGGCCGCCGTGAACAGTCCCGATAGGATGAGGGCCCGCCACCTGCGGGCGGGCCGTGCTTCGCCGTTACTCATCCAGCGTTCCACCGAGCGCCGTGAAGCTCTTGCCGAAGAAGGTTTCGTGGAAGG harbors:
- a CDS encoding class I SAM-dependent methyltransferase, which encodes MNVFEYIVEEFHPRAVTSDEGLFQRQESQAAFSLPVVHLPFDAANPAHWLDRGCILDFLTTAGSGNLLDFGPGDGWPSLLVAPFARHVTGVDAAPRRVAVCEANARRLGVDNFRCVHVPAGRPLPFPDNSFDGIMAASSVEQTPDPRATLRELHRVLKPGGRLRLHYEGLSRYRGGKEVEVDAWESEPGVTQLVIIQRTIEKEQATYYGLQFRLPLGELAGHLTGGTAPGAGTLTVAGLERARPWLTDAVYWVLAHPSCRTWLRWAGEVGFTCARATHSGGRAARRVFDAIPAGGRPADLEGVDRLLRPLVTACVELEAPPELDAPITFVK
- a CDS encoding PaaI family thioesterase, with product MSEMLAFGEQVLASQPFSVLMGARLTVWTPEQTELVIPVRDDLKQQYGFLHGGVVSYAADNAMAFAGGAAFGQGVVTQEFKINYVRPAVGEALVARATAKAVGRRQAVCRCEVYVVQNGEEKLCALAQGTIAPVDRGPM
- a CDS encoding ABC transporter ATP-binding protein, yielding MAIEMEAVRFGYRGAEVIRGASFAVPEGSITCLLGRNGSGKTTLIRLVNGILRPQAGSIRVDGHDVALSPRPAVARRIAFVPQEHQGVFPYGVEELVVMGRNPHLSLISRPGRRDFAAARAAMEAVGIAHLAGRDYMQISGGERQLVLIARALTQETPYLLMDEPTSHLDFSNQHAIMAIVRRITRERGVGVLVAMHDPNLALAFADRVVMLREGQVYRAGPAAEVMTPEHLQALYQMPIDVVALPDGRRIIVTEAR
- a CDS encoding DEAD/DEAH box helicase, which codes for MVAIHGSFVPAGAAGLFFLWGLDPGAEAPPERRGRAIPVHPAAAAPEALYPALRGLPYLSALTLVQWQPDHDGARPVRLPGVALSLPNAVQWLLDLEQHFGGTSLKPGHSLRLWSIAAKLLLELLARGRMLPVLQAEAGVLAAGWSLHLADPEDVRRITRLAAGLPEACRALVPPDRDHRSYALPSADALLHQFMRTSAAGVVRLLLDGVPLPEAQSLQDTALRHWLAALAGAAPRDLPPGLPGEKALFAALDRWSAPATGVLGHAALRTGLRLNPPGPETGGDWQLELTLHAPDEGALPLTAEAVWASLGQEVEIGGQRYRHAEQRLLSDLPAMARLYPPLAPLLRESAPARIAIATEDVIALIQEGALLLQQAGHPVLLPAALVKPAALRVGMRLSPAGAGPSLFGLHQIVDVRWDVALGDTELTLDELRQLARQKRPLVQMHGQWVRVDERTLAAVLRRIEQHGRQVELGTALRLAPEVDETTATGWIADLLAKLHEPARVEPVPTPRGFSGTLRPYQERGLAWLAFLRRFGLGACLADDMGLGKTVQLIALLLHERESGLAAGPTLLVCPVSVLGNWRRELARFAPGLRVLVHHGAGRLGEEDFAREAAGHDVVLTTYSLVAREADLLRRVRWNGIVADEAQNLKNPATLHARALHGLAGGYRVALTGTPIENHLGDLWSLFQFLNPGLLGSYEEFQRRYALPIQRFQDEEATRRLRRQVGPFILRRQKDDPAIAPDLPEKLEKTELVNLSVEQAALYEAIVQETLERAAQTEGIQRHGAVLAGLTRLKQVCNHPAAITGDGPLVGRSGKIDRLVEMLEEVLAAGEQALLFTQFARFGSRLQAYLAEKLGCTVLFLHGGTPQPERERLIARFQAGEAPLFLLSLKAGGLGLNLTAATHVFHVDRWWNPAVEDQATDRAYRIGQTRRVMVHRLVTAGTLEERIDRLLAEKRALSAQVIGGGEAWLGNLSTEELRALITLEREM
- a CDS encoding DUF364 domain-containing protein translates to MLLERLYEAAAPDLAGKRVQEVRIGNHLVGVLLDSGELGAAYALPGERRAVLPVLPDPSRFVGMPAIELAAGLKAPDLVSRALGMAVCNAVAQPDPDRCLADPDAMTTVPVRPGDTVGLIGFIRSVHRKVAGRVARIVVFDRSLEGEPGICPEEQQPELLPLCDVVFVTGSAVTNGTLEKVLPWCTKARDVVVIGPSTPLYPEAFAGTGVTVIAGATWLPEHYEEALAGIAAGKGFHEMGDLTRRWALRVK
- a CDS encoding DUF364 domain-containing protein, which codes for MLLERVLEAASPGLSGRRVRAVRIGPKIVGAVLDDGRFGAGYHLPGERQGGSPPVEETAVGLAALAGRPALAVARRCLPGQTTFDRALGLALCNAVAEPDPSRCLVDPDAAAAVPARATDTVGFVGYVGTVVRRVQAEAARTIIFDRSQEDQEDVYPEERQPELMPQCDLVFITGSALINCTLERLLTYCTRAREIVLIGPSTPLYPEAFAGSGVTVLAGFRWQVADPDEALAQIAAGAHFKHLKGRTSLTLRVEEPHTQKAR
- a CDS encoding aldo/keto reductase, whose amino-acid sequence is MTRQDPVGPVPRLALPSGETVPILGQGTWMMGEGTRTRREEVAALRLGLDLGMTLIDTAEMYAGGGAEEVVAEAVAGRRDEVFLVSKVLPQNASRQGTIAACERSLRRLRTDRIDLYLLHWCGRVPLAETLEAFDQLVRAGKIRYWGVSNFDTDDMEELVQLAGGAQVATNQVLYNLTRRGIEFDLLPWCRERRIPIMAYSPIEQGRMLGNPALRRVAERHGATAAQVALAWLLRQRDVMVIPKAARPEHVRENRAALDLQLTAEDLAELNRAFPAPTRKVPLEVL
- a CDS encoding NUDIX hydrolase, which translates into the protein MSRAQVIVHRGCEVLMVKHRQGGAEWWCLPGGAILDGESPAEAALRELAEECHVVGRVVRPTSVVTYGPDDRHYTFLVDIGDQEPRLGRDPEYEGDRQVLVDVRWMRLDQLSERDRAFLWTAGLLGVGPFGEMVLGWGDAVSCPADPADQGR
- a CDS encoding FecCD family ABC transporter permease; the encoded protein is MSNGEARPARRWRALILSGLFTAAVVLLSFGMGRYAIAPGEVLGILWQIATLQFDPQTAGEAARVLYYIRLPRILLAALTGVALAGAGTLFQGMFRNPLVSPDVLGVSSGAALGAAIGILLPGGGSIQAWAFCSGVAAVALTYGIARAARGQSVVMLVLAGMVVSAFFGAALSFLKYVADPYEQLPAIVFWLMGGFYRASWPVVRSLVLTVLPGAVLLLLTSWKLNILSLGDEEALSLGVNVRVMRPLLIAAATLMVAGAVSAAGTISWVGLVVPHIARMLAGADHDRSMPVAMLFGAGFMLLMDDLARSLTTAEIPVGILTSAIGAPFFGYLLITGRREAWR